In the Deltaproteobacteria bacterium genome, CCAGCCCACGAGTCCGAAGGCCAGCACCACGATGAGGTCCTCGAAGGCGTTGTTCTGGGCGAAGCCGCCCAGGTAGATGAGCACCAGCAGGAACGGCAGCACCAAACTGCCGCGCACTTCGGTGATGCGCGCGAGCTGCTTGAGGAAGATGAAGCACACGGAGACCGTGATGAGGTTCGAGACCACCACGATCCACACGAACGAGAACGTGAGGTCGAGGTGCCCTCCCCTGCTGGCCGGTTCCAGCATGGGCGGGCCGGGCACGAGGCCCTGGATTATGAACGCCCCGAGGAGGATGGCCATGGTGACGCTGCCCGGCACGCCGAAGGCGATGGTGGGTACGAGCGCGCCGCCCAGGTTCGAGTTGTTGGCGGCCCCGGGTCCCAGCACCCCTTCCACCGCCCCCTTGCCGAAGCGCTCCTTGTCGGGGGTGCTCTGCACCGCGTGGGCGTAGGCGACCCACTGGGAGACGGCGCCGCCCATGCCGGGAATGATGCCGATATAGGTGCCGATGGCGCTGCAGCGCAGCACCAGGCCCCAATGGCGGAAGGTATCCTTGACGCCCTCCATGACGCCGCCGAGCTTGCCCACCTTCCCTTCCGCGATGCTGGACCCCTTGACCCAGAGCTCGATGACCTCGGGGATGGCGAACAGACCGAGGGTCACCGGCACCAGCTTGATGCCGTCCCACAGGTAGAGGTTGTCGAAGGTGAAGCGCTCGATGCCGGAAATGGGATCGAGTCCGACGGTAGCGAGCATGAGCCCCAGCGCCGCCGCGGTGAGGCCCCTTACGACGGCCTCACCGCTCAATGCGGCCAGGAAGGTGACCCCCAGGAGCGCCAGCATGAAGAACTCCGGCGAGCCGATGGCAAGCACCAGCGGCCGGACGATGGGGATGGCCAGGGCCAGGGCAAAGGCGCCGAACACGGCCCCCACCAGCGAGCTCATGAGCGACGCGCCGAGGGCGCGCCCGGCCTCCCCCTTCTTGGCCATGGGATGGCCGTCGACAATGGTGGACGCGGTAATGGCCTCCCCTGGAATGCCGAACAGGATTGAAGTGATGTCCCCGGTGGTGGCCGTGACCGCGGACATGCCCAGGAGGAAGGCGAACGCCTCCACCGCCTCCATCTTGAAGATGAACGGCAGCATCAGCGCCAGCGTGACCGGCCCGCCGAGGCCGGGCAGTATGCCCACGGCGAAACCGATCACGATGCCCAGCATCATGAGCGTGAAGGTAGTGGCCGTGAAAACCTGTGCTAGGCCGGCCCCGAAGGCCTGAACCATTTCGCCCATGATCCCTGACTTTCAGTGAAAAAGAGGTGAGCCCGCAAAGGAGTGGCCGGGCAACCGGCAGAGCGGCCTTGACGGCTGTCCGCCAAGGCCAGCCAATCCGGCACATGGAGGAGACCGTTCCCCGGCTCACGCCGAGCGCGGCCGGGAAACGGTCTCCTCCATCCAATACACGACTACTTCTTCGGCAAC is a window encoding:
- a CDS encoding tripartite tricarboxylate transporter permease — its product is MGEMVQAFGAGLAQVFTATTFTLMMLGIVIGFAVGILPGLGGPVTLALMLPFIFKMEAVEAFAFLLGMSAVTATTGDITSILFGIPGEAITASTIVDGHPMAKKGEAGRALGASLMSSLVGAVFGAFALALAIPIVRPLVLAIGSPEFFMLALLGVTFLAALSGEAVVRGLTAAALGLMLATVGLDPISGIERFTFDNLYLWDGIKLVPVTLGLFAIPEVIELWVKGSSIAEGKVGKLGGVMEGVKDTFRHWGLVLRCSAIGTYIGIIPGMGGAVSQWVAYAHAVQSTPDKERFGKGAVEGVLGPGAANNSNLGGALVPTIAFGVPGSVTMAILLGAFIIQGLVPGPPMLEPASRGGHLDLTFSFVWIVVVSNLITVSVCFIFLKQLARITEVRGSLVLPFLLVLIYLGGFAQNNAFEDLIVVLAFGLVGWVMVQLDWPRPPLLLGLVLGSLAEKNLFLATDNYGWVWVGFPGVLIIAAIILAGILYPIYQRRRDAGRRAAGAVPATVPVPEMEVAGAPKGLTTWHIVFTAVLLAGFSWGVWEARDWGYRASLFPWVIGIPGIVLCLAQLEIDVMGFLRHRKEGAAPAGADPVVVRRTVTIVGWILGFFASIWLLGFPITVPLCTFLFLKVGAGEKLPISIILTLCAWAGFYAVFEYSLSLPFPPGTLIEMFTG